The bacterium genomic sequence CGCCACCGGCAGCACGGAGCGAGCCGGACGCGTCGGCCAGACCTACGGCTCCATCGTCAAACGGTTGTGCACCATCGCCTGGGCTCTGGTCGGCCTGATTGTAGCCGCCCTGCTGATTCAACGCGGCGCCACGATTCCGGATCCTGAACACGCTTTCGGCTACGCCTGTCGTGAACTGTTGCTCCCCGGTCTGACCGGTCTTATGGTCGCGGCGGTGCTTGCCGCCAATATGTCGACCTGCTCCAATTTTATGGTGAACACCGGCGCCCTGTTTACGCAAAATTTTTACCGCAAATATTTAAATCCAAATGCACCGGATGCACGGCTGCTGCTCATGGGCCGCGTCTCTGGGTTTGTGCTGACGCTGCTCGGCGTCGTTTTTGCCTTGACCATTAAAAATGTTCTGCACGCCTTTCTTTTCACCGAGACCATCGCCGCATTTATGGGCATCATGATTTTCGGCGGCATTTTGTGGAAACGGGCCAATCGCTACGGCGCTCTGGTCTCAGTCATCATGTCGTTCGGGTTGTATTATGGGCTGAATCATCATTTGACCGGCAAATGGCTGCTGGTCTATTCATGGCAGCCCGCGCCCTTTGGCGCGGCCATGCTCGCCGGCTTTATTTGTCTGATCGTGGTCAGTCTGCTGAGTAAAGAGGAGGAGCCGAAACGCATCGATGCTTTTTTCGACAATATGCAGCGCCTCTCCGATCGTGGAATCCCCAAACCGCTGGCCAAAGAGCATGGGCAGGATCTGATCTTTGTCGATCTGCCCGGTTGGTTCACCCGTGAACGATGGCAGGGGTTTGTCCAACGCTACCGAGAGGACTGGGCGGGCTTTCTGCTCGCCTGGCTGGTGGTCGGCTGCACCGTCGCACTGGCCTGGGGCATCATGCAGCTGGGCAGATGACTGGACGGACTAAAGGGCGGCTGTATCTCTGGTGGTCGAGGAATCCGCTGGAAACGCTGAGCAAGCCGGCGGCAGAAGGAAACGTGCGTTTATAGATTCTCTAAAAACATTGGGAGATCCGCCAGATACCCGGAATAGGTCGGAGTGTAACGGCCTTTGCCGGCATTGAGCTCATCGTCGAGCACTAAAAAGGTTTCCATACCGATGGCGGCCGCCGACAGATCATCGATGTGGTCATTGCCGATCATCAGGCACTCGTCCGGGGGCACAGCAAGATGATGGGCGATTTCGCGATAGTAGGCCGGGTTAGGCTTGCTGTAGCGCATGTTCTCAAAACTGGTGATTAGGGTGAAGGGGAAGCCGTCGATCCCTGCCCAGCGGCAGCGTTGCTGAATGGCAATTGCCGGGAAGAGCGGAATAGTGGCCAACACGATCTTGTTCGCATGGTGGGCCGCTGCCTGGAGAATAGGCAGGCTGAGAGGCAAGCGGGTGGCGATGGCG encodes the following:
- a CDS encoding HAD family hydrolase; amino-acid sequence: MKDPFAPLVRPVKKHTGKNARPLNQPNPYGATMYQAILFDLDGTLLGLNNTLFLRVYLQAMAPKIAPYFNGHDFSRPILAGTKAMMQSQGRHASLRDLFIETFDRHSPVPFAELETAFNDFYQHEFNQVRAIATRLPLSLPILQAAAHHANKIVLATIPLFPAIAIQQRCRWAGIDGFPFTLITSFENMRYSKPNPAYYREIAHHLAVPPDECLMIGNDHIDDLSAAAIGMETFLVLDDELNAGKGRYTPTYSGYLADLPMFLENL